The proteins below come from a single Edaphobacter acidisoli genomic window:
- a CDS encoding cytochrome c3 family protein — protein MAQVFDRSSNALARFSLVLTGVIVVALGITLNELQRSPWVTRQGQRPDQPIPFSHKHHVEGLGLQCQYCHTSVEDSSYAGIPPTKTCMNCHAQIWTNAQLLEPVRQSWATGASIQWIRVHDLPDYVYFNHEIHVNKGIGCASCHGRVDEMPLMYEENTLQMEWCLNCHRNPASNLRPTSEIYNMAWAGPSTDHPVWCTSLDQSGPTSQNVSCTTADPTAGGPEVAQMQYPEPSGQGKTQSGFPMSPHPVEGGEGQLMASPLPLLKMPASYQKFTSQMELGKYLTAEYHIRTPEQLSSCETCHR, from the coding sequence ATGGCGCAAGTTTTTGACCGCAGTTCGAACGCGCTGGCTAGATTCAGTCTGGTTTTGACAGGAGTCATTGTCGTCGCGCTCGGAATTACGCTGAACGAGCTGCAGCGCTCACCATGGGTGACGCGGCAGGGACAGAGACCGGACCAGCCGATTCCGTTCAGCCACAAGCACCACGTCGAAGGACTCGGGCTCCAGTGTCAGTACTGTCACACCTCGGTCGAGGACTCAAGCTATGCAGGTATTCCTCCGACGAAGACTTGCATGAACTGCCATGCGCAGATCTGGACGAATGCCCAATTGTTGGAGCCTGTGCGGCAGAGCTGGGCAACGGGTGCTTCGATTCAGTGGATTCGCGTGCATGATCTTCCCGACTACGTCTACTTCAATCACGAGATTCACGTGAATAAGGGCATCGGCTGCGCTAGCTGTCACGGTCGCGTAGACGAGATGCCATTGATGTATGAAGAGAACACGCTGCAGATGGAGTGGTGTCTTAACTGCCATCGCAATCCGGCCAGCAATCTGCGGCCAACCTCTGAGATTTACAACATGGCGTGGGCCGGGCCCTCGACCGATCATCCGGTGTGGTGTACCAGCCTCGACCAAAGTGGGCCGACCTCACAGAACGTAAGCTGCACGACAGCAGATCCGACGGCCGGTGGACCCGAGGTGGCGCAGATGCAGTATCCAGAGCCGAGCGGCCAGGGTAAAACACAGTCGGGCTTCCCGATGTCGCCACATCCCGTGGAGGGTGGCGAAGGACAGTTGATGGCCAGTCCGCTACCGCTGCTCAAGATGCCTGCTAGCTATCAGAAGTTCACCAGCCAGATGGAGCTGGGCAAGTATCTGACTGCGGAATATCACATTCGTACGCCGGAACAACTTTCAAGCTGCGAGACGTGCCACCGATGA
- a CDS encoding DNA-3-methyladenine glycosylase family protein: MPRPSNSPRPPRYDFTLACSELSSADTKLGRLIERAGPFTLRVSSTQSPFEALVESIVYQQLHGKAAATIHRRMLESFHDICGIGNHPSAQHLLDCPNEQLRAAGLSKNKMLALRDLAAKTLDGTVPTLERIRRMSDEDIIEHLTQVRGIGRWTVEMLLIFRLGRPDVFPVSDYGVRKGFALTFEGLKPTQKVTPDLLPKPEVMHKRAKRWGAWRSVASWYLWRACDLAQGKLPQPN, encoded by the coding sequence ATGCCGCGTCCCTCGAATAGCCCACGCCCGCCACGCTACGACTTCACGCTCGCCTGCAGCGAACTTTCTTCTGCTGACACGAAACTCGGCCGCCTCATTGAACGCGCCGGGCCTTTCACCCTGCGGGTTTCCAGTACGCAATCCCCCTTTGAAGCATTGGTCGAGAGCATCGTTTATCAGCAATTGCATGGCAAAGCCGCCGCAACCATTCATCGCAGAATGCTGGAGAGCTTCCACGATATCTGCGGCATTGGAAATCACCCTTCCGCGCAGCACCTGCTTGACTGTCCCAACGAACAACTTCGCGCCGCAGGTCTTTCTAAAAACAAGATGCTTGCGCTGCGTGATCTCGCCGCAAAGACACTCGATGGCACAGTGCCGACGCTTGAGCGTATCCGCCGCATGTCTGACGAAGACATCATCGAGCATCTGACACAAGTCCGCGGCATCGGGCGATGGACTGTTGAGATGCTCCTAATCTTCCGCCTCGGACGTCCGGATGTTTTTCCCGTTTCGGATTATGGTGTACGCAAAGGCTTTGCACTGACGTTCGAAGGCCTGAAGCCAACCCAGAAAGTCACACCCGATCTTCTGCCCAAGCCTGAGGTGATGCACAAACGCGCGAAGCGTTGGGGTGCCTGGCGTTCAGTCGCCAGTTGGTATCTATGGCGCGCCTGCGACCTCGCACAAGGCAAACTGCCGCAGCCGAATTGA
- a CDS encoding DUF3536 domain-containing protein, whose protein sequence is MVSPTLAEDTAAPSQPAAEEQTRFVCVHGHFYQPPRENPWLETIEVQDSAAPYHDWNDRITAECYAPNGASRITNKEDEIIRIMNNYARMSYNFGPTLLSWLKDYAPRTYRMVIDADKASAQHYSGHGSALAQVYNHMILPLANARDTRTQVRWGIIDFESRFGRKPEGMWLSETAVNREVLDVLAQEGIKFTILAPAQCARTRPIATKNASVPNWTETPNATVDATHPYLVRLNEGRSIAVFFYNGPVSRAVAFEGLLNSGREFGERLIGSYNETPPGQPASAQLIHIATDGESYGHHHKHGEMALSYAMHWIEENHHARLTNYAEFLERFPPQFEAEVIDNSSWSCPHGVERWRSNCGCNGGRAGWNQKWRAPLREALDHLRDATAPLCEELAKPLLKDLWAARDAYVHVILDRSANTIEKFLDEHATHGLTPNERVTVFELLELQRHTQLMYTSCGWFFDEISGIETVQIIAYAGRVLQLAARLFGEPGAALEVSFLDILAKARSNIPEISDGAEVYRRYVTSMRIGLEQVGAHYAISSIFRPYPEDGELFCFDVHREGYEVFSSGRGRIALGRAAIASRITEETEEICFAVLHLGDQNLSAAVKRYAANDPAEVEKFTAFSTVVGQAMRHANLPEVIRLIDRDFGESAYSLTSLFADEQHRILNIILNRTVSEMEDSLRKIYEDHAGLLRFLTESGMAAPPALATAATFAINSSLRHAIEADNFDPSEVASLLQHADSDQIEIDTQLLGFTTGQRMKRAMVRLEAAVAGDPAANGALAAALDLANSIRTLPFEVNIWQAQNIWNDLLRRSDTNYWSAEWKEGFKKLGQAMNIAVDQLVIEEGVSAF, encoded by the coding sequence ATGGTTAGCCCCACTCTTGCTGAAGATACCGCCGCTCCCTCGCAGCCGGCTGCCGAAGAGCAGACGCGCTTCGTCTGCGTGCATGGACACTTCTACCAGCCTCCGCGTGAAAACCCCTGGCTGGAGACGATTGAGGTGCAGGACTCCGCTGCGCCGTATCACGACTGGAACGACCGCATCACCGCGGAGTGTTACGCGCCCAATGGCGCATCACGCATCACCAACAAGGAAGACGAGATCATCCGCATCATGAACAACTATGCGCGGATGAGCTACAACTTCGGCCCCACCTTGTTGAGCTGGCTCAAGGACTATGCGCCGCGCACCTACCGCATGGTGATCGACGCCGATAAGGCCAGCGCGCAGCACTACAGTGGACATGGATCGGCGCTCGCCCAGGTCTACAACCACATGATTCTTCCGCTGGCCAACGCACGCGACACCCGCACACAGGTCCGCTGGGGCATTATCGACTTCGAGTCGCGCTTTGGCCGCAAGCCCGAAGGCATGTGGCTGTCGGAAACGGCCGTCAATCGCGAAGTGCTCGATGTGCTTGCCCAGGAAGGCATAAAATTCACCATCCTCGCTCCTGCTCAGTGCGCCCGCACCCGCCCGATTGCAACTAAAAACGCTTCCGTTCCAAATTGGACAGAAACGCCCAATGCAACCGTTGATGCCACTCACCCATACCTTGTGCGGCTCAACGAGGGCCGTTCCATCGCCGTCTTCTTCTACAACGGACCTGTCTCACGCGCCGTCGCCTTTGAGGGACTGCTCAATAGCGGGCGCGAGTTCGGCGAGCGCCTCATCGGTAGTTATAACGAGACACCTCCAGGCCAGCCCGCATCCGCACAACTTATCCATATCGCCACCGATGGAGAGAGCTACGGTCACCACCACAAGCACGGCGAGATGGCGCTCTCCTATGCCATGCACTGGATCGAGGAGAACCATCACGCTCGGCTTACGAACTATGCCGAGTTCCTCGAACGCTTCCCTCCACAATTCGAAGCTGAAGTGATCGACAACTCCTCATGGAGCTGCCCACACGGAGTTGAACGCTGGCGCTCCAACTGCGGATGCAACGGTGGTCGTGCCGGATGGAACCAGAAGTGGCGCGCTCCTCTTCGCGAAGCGCTCGACCACCTTCGTGACGCGACGGCTCCACTTTGTGAAGAATTGGCCAAACCGCTCCTCAAAGATCTCTGGGCTGCACGTGACGCGTATGTCCATGTGATTCTGGACCGTTCAGCCAACACAATTGAAAAATTTCTCGACGAACACGCCACGCATGGGCTTACGCCGAACGAGCGCGTCACCGTCTTCGAATTGCTTGAGCTGCAACGCCACACGCAGCTTATGTACACCAGTTGCGGCTGGTTCTTCGACGAGATCTCCGGCATCGAGACGGTGCAGATTATCGCTTATGCAGGGCGTGTTCTCCAGCTCGCAGCGCGGCTCTTCGGCGAACCCGGCGCGGCTCTTGAAGTTTCATTCCTCGATATTCTCGCTAAAGCCAGGAGCAACATTCCAGAGATAAGCGACGGCGCTGAAGTCTATCGCCGCTACGTCACCAGCATGAGGATCGGCCTGGAACAAGTTGGCGCACATTATGCGATCAGCTCCATCTTCCGTCCCTATCCCGAAGATGGTGAACTGTTCTGCTTTGACGTGCATCGCGAGGGCTACGAGGTGTTTAGCTCGGGAAGAGGACGCATTGCTCTGGGCCGTGCCGCCATCGCTTCGCGCATTACAGAAGAGACGGAGGAGATTTGTTTCGCCGTGCTCCATCTTGGCGATCAGAATCTCTCTGCCGCCGTGAAGCGTTATGCTGCAAACGATCCCGCTGAGGTTGAGAAATTCACCGCCTTCTCAACCGTGGTGGGCCAGGCCATGCGCCATGCCAACTTGCCCGAGGTCATCCGCCTGATCGATCGCGACTTCGGTGAGAGCGCGTACTCACTCACTTCGCTCTTCGCCGATGAGCAGCATCGCATTCTCAACATCATTCTCAACCGTACCGTCTCTGAGATGGAGGACTCGCTGCGCAAGATCTACGAAGACCATGCCGGCCTGTTGCGTTTTCTCACCGAAAGCGGCATGGCGGCGCCACCAGCGCTGGCCACAGCGGCTACCTTCGCCATTAATTCAAGCCTGCGCCACGCCATCGAGGCCGACAACTTCGATCCCAGTGAGGTCGCCTCGCTGCTTCAGCATGCGGACTCGGACCAGATTGAGATCGACACTCAGCTCCTCGGCTTCACCACTGGCCAGCGGATGAAGCGCGCCATGGTTCGCCTGGAAGCCGCAGTTGCAGGAGACCCTGCAGCCAATGGAGCGCTCGCCGCAGCACTCGACCTCGCCAACTCCATCCGCACACTGCCCTTTGAAGTCAACATCTGGCAGGCGCAAAACATCTGGAACGACCTGCTACGCCGCAGCGATACCAACTACTGGTCCGCCGAATGGAAAGAGGGTTTCAAAAAACTTGGTCAGGCTATGAACATCGCCGTCGACCAGCTCGTCATCGAAGAAGGTGTCTCGGCATTTTGA
- a CDS encoding TIGR03435 family protein, with protein sequence MQLSVSMVMTMSTMKPCHTTAILVLLLSLGIASMRLSAQSQSVASPQAQSANVPPSATQSPLRFEVVSIHPHKFAGDEPSDRRVLPGGRFVATATTVRTLIRIALDTDDNRMSGAPGWIDNEMFDINAITADHAEITTPQQFQQLILALLEDRFQFKFHRDQREGPVYWLELDKPGKTGPALKLSTPASKPGMSVNSNGSSAVMTVSKASMADIAAALHRQAGRPIEDHTDLKGTFDFRIEWATEETPDSSYPSLFTVLKEQLGLKLQPAAGVIETVVIDQISHPSAN encoded by the coding sequence ATGCAACTCTCCGTAAGCATGGTGATGACGATGTCGACGATGAAGCCTTGTCATACAACCGCTATCCTGGTCCTCCTGCTTTCACTCGGCATCGCCTCGATGCGTCTCTCTGCTCAATCGCAATCAGTAGCCAGCCCGCAAGCTCAATCTGCAAACGTACCGCCCTCTGCCACCCAGTCTCCCCTCCGATTTGAAGTCGTCTCTATCCACCCGCACAAATTTGCCGGCGACGAACCCTCCGACCGCCGCGTCCTTCCCGGCGGTCGTTTCGTCGCTACTGCAACAACCGTCCGTACCCTCATCCGCATCGCCCTCGATACCGACGACAATCGCATGTCCGGTGCGCCCGGTTGGATCGATAACGAAATGTTCGACATCAATGCCATCACCGCTGACCATGCCGAAATCACTACTCCACAACAATTCCAGCAGCTTATTCTCGCGTTGCTCGAAGACCGCTTCCAGTTCAAATTTCATCGTGATCAGAGGGAGGGACCCGTTTATTGGCTCGAACTCGACAAGCCGGGAAAAACCGGGCCAGCCCTCAAGCTAAGCACGCCCGCCTCGAAACCGGGCATGAGTGTCAACTCCAACGGTTCAAGCGCCGTCATGACGGTTTCGAAGGCATCCATGGCTGACATTGCCGCTGCTCTTCATCGTCAAGCTGGCCGCCCCATCGAGGACCATACTGATCTCAAAGGAACCTTCGACTTCCGTATCGAATGGGCGACCGAAGAGACTCCCGATTCCTCCTACCCATCGCTCTTCACCGTCCTCAAGGAACAGCTGGGCCTCAAACTCCAGCCAGCCGCAGGCGTCATCGAAACGGTCGTCATCGACCAGATCAGTCATCCCTCCGCCAACTAA
- a CDS encoding Rieske 2Fe-2S domain-containing protein — protein MIELSRETAGPPAELIFGDWYPALRSKELRAGKMSRALLLGVPLVLGRKKDGRIFAMRDLCPHRGIPLSAGWFDGETVQCKYHGWRFEPCSGQCKEIPSLTNHDVLEPGKIFAGAYPCEERDGYAWVYVPEPGTGRIGDKLPPVPELPKFSERYRSAHLVADLPCNVDHGIIGLMDPAHGPFVHQAWWWRSKASIHEKTKQFEPIPQGFRMSPHAPSSNSAPYKLLGKPVTTIDFVLPNRRYETIRAGNRWFTSLTTVTPVTASTCRIDVLAAWNIAYWVPFVTSIATFFGARFVRQDQQTMIEQAEGLRFNPALMLIDDADQPAKWYFSLKQARLKGTGEHPLSGPVTLHWRS, from the coding sequence TTGATTGAACTGTCCCGAGAGACGGCAGGACCTCCAGCGGAGTTGATCTTTGGCGATTGGTATCCGGCGCTGCGATCGAAGGAGTTGCGTGCGGGTAAGATGTCGCGCGCGCTGCTGCTGGGCGTGCCGCTGGTGCTGGGGCGTAAGAAGGATGGCCGCATCTTTGCCATGCGCGATCTCTGCCCGCATCGCGGGATTCCACTCTCGGCGGGATGGTTCGACGGTGAGACGGTGCAGTGCAAGTACCATGGTTGGCGGTTTGAACCGTGCTCCGGCCAATGCAAAGAGATTCCTTCGCTGACCAATCACGATGTGCTGGAGCCGGGAAAAATATTTGCAGGTGCGTATCCGTGCGAAGAGCGCGACGGCTATGCGTGGGTATATGTGCCGGAGCCAGGTACGGGCCGCATTGGCGATAAATTGCCTCCCGTGCCAGAGCTGCCGAAGTTTTCCGAGAGATACCGCTCGGCGCATCTGGTGGCTGACCTTCCCTGTAACGTGGACCACGGGATTATCGGATTGATGGATCCGGCACATGGGCCATTTGTGCATCAGGCGTGGTGGTGGCGCAGCAAGGCGAGCATTCACGAGAAGACGAAGCAATTTGAGCCGATTCCGCAGGGGTTTCGGATGTCGCCTCATGCGCCGTCGTCGAACAGCGCGCCTTACAAGCTTCTGGGCAAGCCTGTGACTACCATCGACTTTGTGCTGCCGAACCGGAGGTATGAGACGATCCGCGCGGGAAATCGATGGTTCACCAGCCTGACTACCGTGACGCCGGTGACGGCCTCGACGTGCAGGATCGATGTGCTTGCGGCATGGAACATCGCCTACTGGGTCCCATTTGTAACTTCAATTGCTACATTTTTTGGAGCGCGTTTTGTGCGGCAGGACCAGCAGACGATGATCGAGCAGGCGGAGGGACTGCGGTTCAATCCTGCGCTGATGCTGATTGACGACGCCGACCAGCCGGCGAAGTGGTACTTTTCGCTGAAGCAGGCGCGGCTGAAGGGGACGGGCGAGCACCCGTTGAGTGGGCCCGTCACGCTTCACTGGCGAAGTTAG
- a CDS encoding glycosyltransferase family 39 protein: protein MDTTELFTRPGVSRNRAILIAVWFFLYASFTLLTPPLLDDADSVHAEVAREMLVRHDWTTLYANGIRYLEKAPLHYWLMAISFKIFGPHTAAARLPLALAVLALALALESFARRAFQTTRAGLYAALILLTSFGIFIFSRINIPDILVCVWLTLALYAYWLSERQPRPSHLLSWVFAAACALNVLTKGLIGIVFPVLIVLLHLACTRRNLRTILQRIRQLHPVSSAIIFFAIAAPWHILIALANPTQGHPGHLAFMHGHWTVPLPTDGNVHGWLWFYFVNEQVLRYLNLRVPRDYDTVPLALFWGLMLIWLMPWSAFIFKALSRVPLRKALRPRVSVRTLTEAESTRLLLGIWAAVPMIFFSFSTRQEYYVLPSLPPLALLIAGWLTDEADEAESFAVPNLLVRSGQRISIVLLVLGAIASLAAGFFALHGQPIGPNIDLASLLKQNPGDYALSFGHFLDLDTRAMGAFERPLILTAIVLFGGALTNWLLRRNYKPHAANLWLTAAAIGFLVAAHMGLQTFAPVLSSYHLAEAIAPQLHPDDLIVIHGEYEAGSTLGFYLQRNDIHILNGRSSNLWYGSFFPDAPHIFEDNSSIALEWAGVRRVFLWQDLSDPLPNLPGETYLIAQSGGKEILSNHPSPY from the coding sequence ATGGACACAACCGAACTCTTTACCAGACCTGGAGTCTCCCGGAACCGCGCCATCCTGATCGCTGTCTGGTTCTTCCTCTACGCGAGCTTTACCCTGCTCACTCCGCCTTTGCTCGATGACGCTGACTCAGTTCACGCCGAAGTCGCCCGCGAGATGCTCGTGCGTCATGATTGGACAACACTCTACGCCAACGGCATCCGTTATCTCGAAAAAGCCCCCTTGCACTATTGGCTGATGGCCATCAGCTTCAAGATATTCGGCCCGCATACCGCCGCCGCACGCCTGCCACTTGCTCTTGCAGTCCTTGCGCTTGCTCTTGCACTTGAGTCCTTCGCACGCCGCGCCTTCCAGACCACACGCGCGGGACTCTATGCCGCACTCATTCTGCTCACCAGCTTCGGCATCTTCATCTTCAGCCGCATCAACATCCCCGACATCCTTGTCTGCGTCTGGCTCACCCTCGCGCTCTATGCCTATTGGTTGAGCGAGCGACAACCCAGGCCTTCTCACCTGCTCTCATGGGTCTTCGCTGCCGCCTGCGCTTTGAACGTGCTGACCAAGGGGCTGATCGGCATTGTCTTTCCTGTCCTGATTGTCTTGCTCCATCTCGCCTGCACACGCCGAAATCTCCGCACGATCCTCCAGCGAATCCGCCAGCTTCATCCTGTCTCCAGTGCAATCATTTTTTTCGCAATCGCAGCGCCGTGGCACATCCTCATCGCACTTGCGAACCCCACACAGGGTCACCCCGGCCACCTCGCCTTCATGCATGGACACTGGACCGTCCCACTGCCCACTGACGGCAACGTTCACGGCTGGCTTTGGTTCTACTTCGTTAACGAACAAGTGCTTCGCTACCTCAATCTGCGTGTGCCGCGCGACTACGACACCGTGCCGCTCGCGCTCTTCTGGGGCCTCATGCTGATATGGCTGATGCCGTGGAGCGCCTTCATCTTCAAAGCGCTCAGCCGCGTGCCATTACGCAAAGCCCTGCGCCCGCGCGTCTCCGTCCGCACCCTTACCGAAGCCGAGAGCACACGTCTGTTGCTGGGAATCTGGGCAGCCGTGCCGATGATCTTCTTCAGTTTCTCGACACGGCAGGAGTACTACGTCCTTCCCTCGCTTCCACCGCTCGCTCTGCTTATCGCCGGATGGCTCACCGACGAAGCCGATGAAGCCGAATCCTTCGCGGTTCCAAACCTGCTCGTTCGCAGTGGCCAGCGCATCTCAATCGTGCTGCTCGTGCTCGGTGCAATCGCCTCACTCGCCGCTGGATTCTTCGCCCTGCACGGACAGCCCATCGGACCGAACATCGATCTCGCCTCTCTGCTCAAACAAAACCCCGGCGACTATGCGCTCAGCTTCGGACACTTCCTCGATCTCGACACACGTGCCATGGGCGCCTTCGAGCGCCCACTCATCCTCACAGCCATCGTGCTCTTCGGCGGAGCACTCACCAACTGGCTCCTTCGCCGCAACTACAAACCCCACGCCGCCAACCTCTGGCTTACAGCAGCCGCCATAGGATTTCTAGTCGCCGCCCACATGGGTCTGCAGACCTTCGCCCCCGTGCTGAGCTCATACCATCTGGCCGAAGCCATCGCGCCGCAGCTCCACCCTGACGACCTCATCGTCATCCATGGTGAATATGAAGCGGGCAGCACGCTCGGTTTCTATCTCCAGCGCAACGACATCCATATCCTTAACGGCCGCAGCTCGAATCTCTGGTATGGCAGCTTCTTTCCGGACGCGCCGCATATCTTTGAAGACAACTCATCCATTGCACTCGAATGGGCCGGTGTCCGCCGCGTCTTCCTCTGGCAGGACTTGAGCGATCCGCTTCCGAATCTGCCGGGTGAGACGTATCTGATTGCACAAAGCGGCGGCAAAGAGATTCTCAGTAACCATCCCAGCCCGTACTGA
- the hpnI gene encoding bacteriohopanetetrol glucosamine biosynthesis glycosyltransferase HpnI, which yields MAVVIEAITALLTLSGLAYLLLALWGARDFSHTWRRQLRGEDFAPDVSILKPVKGVDPSMYAGLVSHCKQDYAGRFEIIFGVGSMDDPAVAEIERLRMEFSECAIRLVECPERLGTSGKVSNLIQMLREASYDYVLINDSDIRVSSRYLSRVMSGFADASVGMVTAPYIGRTGEGRSATVWSRLEALGIATDFFPGVLTARKLERGIRFGLGSTLAMRKVALIKAGGLEPLVEILADDYEMGARIWKAGYRIELSDEVVETTVPPYSFRGFVEHQLRWARTVRDSRKLGYVGLCITYAVPWAITTCIASGFALWSFTLLSLVLLARVAVALSVGVGILRDGQVLRDFWLLIVRDFFGLFFWAWSYANDTIVWRGERFRLHDGRLIRVD from the coding sequence ATGGCCGTTGTAATCGAGGCAATCACAGCCCTGCTGACGCTCAGCGGTCTGGCATACCTGCTGCTTGCGTTGTGGGGGGCGCGGGATTTTTCGCACACCTGGCGGCGGCAATTGCGCGGCGAGGATTTCGCACCGGATGTCAGTATTCTGAAGCCGGTCAAGGGTGTGGACCCGAGCATGTACGCGGGCCTTGTGAGCCATTGCAAACAGGATTACGCGGGCCGTTTCGAGATCATCTTCGGCGTTGGCAGCATGGATGATCCCGCTGTTGCTGAGATCGAGCGACTTCGTATGGAGTTTTCGGAGTGTGCTATCCGGCTGGTTGAATGTCCGGAGCGGTTGGGGACTTCGGGCAAGGTGAGCAATCTGATTCAGATGCTTCGCGAAGCCAGCTACGACTACGTTCTTATCAATGACAGCGACATTCGCGTTTCGTCGCGGTATCTCTCGCGCGTGATGAGCGGCTTTGCAGACGCGAGTGTCGGCATGGTGACTGCACCTTACATCGGACGCACCGGTGAAGGGCGGAGCGCAACAGTATGGTCACGGCTGGAAGCGCTGGGAATCGCAACGGATTTCTTTCCGGGAGTGTTAACAGCGCGGAAGCTTGAGCGCGGGATTCGATTCGGGCTTGGGTCTACGCTGGCTATGCGGAAGGTTGCTTTGATTAAAGCTGGCGGGCTGGAGCCGCTGGTCGAGATCCTGGCCGATGACTACGAGATGGGTGCGCGGATATGGAAGGCAGGTTATCGCATTGAGCTTTCCGATGAGGTGGTTGAGACGACCGTGCCCCCATATAGTTTTCGCGGCTTCGTTGAGCATCAGCTTCGTTGGGCGCGGACCGTGCGCGACTCGCGCAAGCTGGGATATGTGGGATTGTGCATTACGTATGCCGTGCCATGGGCGATAACGACCTGCATTGCCAGCGGCTTTGCGTTGTGGAGCTTTACGCTGCTGAGTCTGGTGTTGCTGGCGCGCGTTGCTGTGGCTCTGTCGGTTGGCGTGGGTATCCTACGCGACGGCCAGGTGCTGCGCGACTTCTGGCTGTTGATCGTGCGCGATTTTTTCGGGCTCTTTTTCTGGGCGTGGAGCTACGCCAACGACACAATCGTCTGGCGTGGCGAGCGGTTTCGGCTGCACGATGGCCGGCTGATTCGCGTCGATTAG
- a CDS encoding ABC transporter permease, which yields MRIGDVKETVVMALGTLRANKLRSGLTILGIVIGVMTVIVISSVVNGLNSRVSDLVESLGSNVLFVFRFPVFGQRPTTEMLTRKQLTYDDAMAMRDLPHVVAVSPALQYTDNTAPGRAGNTAIRGNGKTMQGTILEGDTPSTQDVYELDMLEGRFFNDEDQARAAKVTVLGYDTAAQLFPGQSAVGKEVQVAGMVFTVVGVLNKQKQAFGGGKNPQDNHAYFPISTFHYIHPEQLDYWISLKYDNAKNRSLVQDELTELLRRRRKVRNEQPDNFAIFGTDSLTRLWNNITSGLFLLLVALSSVALLVGGVGVMNIMLVSVTERTREIGVRKAIGASRQTILTQFTLEAITLCAVGGVIGLLAGSAIAIGVSYVFPAALSSIWMAVAFLSSCSIGLIFGIYPAWKAANLNPIDALRYE from the coding sequence ATGCGAATTGGCGATGTCAAAGAGACGGTGGTGATGGCGCTGGGCACGCTGCGGGCGAATAAGCTGCGCAGCGGGTTGACGATCCTGGGCATCGTCATTGGTGTGATGACGGTGATTGTGATCTCGTCGGTGGTGAATGGGCTGAATAGCCGCGTGTCGGACCTGGTGGAGTCGCTGGGATCGAATGTGCTGTTTGTATTTCGGTTTCCCGTGTTCGGGCAACGGCCTACGACGGAGATGCTGACGCGCAAGCAGCTGACCTATGACGATGCGATGGCGATGCGGGACCTGCCGCATGTGGTGGCGGTGTCGCCGGCGTTGCAGTATACGGACAACACTGCGCCCGGGCGGGCGGGCAATACGGCGATTCGCGGCAATGGGAAGACGATGCAGGGGACGATCCTCGAGGGCGATACGCCTTCCACGCAGGATGTCTATGAGCTGGACATGCTCGAAGGCCGCTTTTTCAACGATGAGGACCAGGCGCGCGCGGCGAAGGTGACGGTGCTGGGTTACGACACGGCTGCTCAACTGTTTCCCGGCCAGAGCGCGGTCGGCAAAGAGGTCCAGGTAGCGGGAATGGTCTTCACCGTGGTCGGCGTACTCAATAAGCAGAAGCAGGCGTTTGGCGGCGGCAAGAACCCGCAGGACAACCACGCCTACTTTCCCATCTCGACCTTCCACTACATCCACCCGGAGCAGTTGGACTATTGGATCTCGCTCAAATACGACAACGCGAAGAACCGCTCGCTGGTGCAGGATGAGCTGACCGAGCTGTTGCGGAGGCGCAGGAAGGTCCGCAACGAGCAGCCTGACAACTTCGCCATCTTCGGCACCGATTCGCTGACGCGGCTTTGGAACAACATCACCAGCGGATTGTTTTTGCTGCTGGTGGCGCTGTCGAGCGTTGCGCTGCTGGTGGGCGGTGTGGGTGTGATGAATATCATGCTGGTGAGCGTGACGGAACGAACGCGCGAGATTGGTGTGCGCAAGGCCATTGGTGCGTCCCGGCAGACGATCCTGACGCAGTTCACGCTGGAGGCGATTACGCTGTGCGCAGTCGGCGGGGTTATCGGTCTTCTGGCAGGCAGTGCAATCGCAATCGGCGTGAGCTATGTCTTCCCGGCTGCGTTGTCTTCTATCTGGATGGCCGTGGCGTTTTTGAGCTCGTGCAGCATTGGATTGATCTTCGGAATCTACCCGGCGTGGAAGGCCGCGAACCTGAACCCGATTGATGCGCTTCGGTATGAGTAG